A region of Salinibacter sp. 10B DNA encodes the following proteins:
- a CDS encoding cob(I)yrinic acid a,c-diamide adenosyltransferase — MPDRIYTRTGDDGNTSLFGGERVGKGNPRIDAYGTVDEANSVVGLARSHLQDGPGAKRLDPVLGDVQEELFVVGADLATPVDAKPVVPRITSDHVKRVEERIDAFDADLKPLKKFVLPGGCPTGASLHSARTVCRRAERLVVQASASTPINEDTKVYLNRLSDLLFVLARWANKQAGVREDTWSPEEES; from the coding sequence ATGCCCGATCGCATCTATACCCGCACTGGCGACGACGGTAATACCTCTCTCTTTGGCGGCGAGCGCGTGGGGAAAGGCAACCCACGGATCGATGCGTATGGCACCGTGGACGAAGCGAATTCCGTCGTCGGACTGGCGCGGTCACATCTGCAGGATGGACCGGGGGCCAAGCGCCTGGATCCTGTGCTCGGGGACGTGCAAGAGGAACTCTTCGTCGTTGGGGCCGATCTAGCCACGCCCGTCGATGCGAAGCCGGTCGTGCCCCGCATCACGTCTGACCACGTCAAGCGGGTAGAAGAACGGATCGACGCGTTCGACGCGGATCTTAAGCCGCTGAAGAAATTCGTTTTGCCGGGCGGATGCCCGACCGGGGCGTCGCTACACTCCGCCCGCACCGTCTGTCGGAGGGCTGAGCGTCTCGTAGTACAGGCCAGTGCCTCCACTCCAATCAATGAGGATACGAAGGTATACCTCAATCGTCTTTCCGACCTCCTTTTCGTGCTGGCGCGCTGGGCGAACAAGCAGGCCGGCGTGCGGGAAGACACCTGGTCGCCGGAGGAGGAGTCCTAG
- a CDS encoding ABC transporter ATP-binding protein, translated as MALLSLENVDVQLENTEILRAIEFEMKAGTWVGLIGPNGSGKTTLLRAIGAHIPFDGRIELDERSVADWSAQERARRLAYVRQAPSLTFDFTVEELVLLGRAPQRGWLQAYGSDDRALVQEALSRVDLDGFASRSVLSLSGGEMQRVFLAQALVQEADLLMLDEPTSHLDVHYQYSFMDQVQSLVGGGKTVLAVFHDLELAARYADRLLVLHEGRLVANGAPGEVLTPTCIADVFGMHARIEHRADGTPRIEYLAPISERANENLKEEARVPSAVSG; from the coding sequence ATGGCGCTGCTTTCTCTGGAGAACGTCGATGTCCAGCTTGAAAACACCGAAATTCTTCGGGCGATCGAGTTTGAGATGAAGGCAGGCACGTGGGTCGGCCTCATTGGGCCGAATGGGAGCGGCAAAACAACGCTTCTGCGTGCCATTGGGGCCCACATTCCGTTCGACGGGCGAATTGAGCTTGACGAGCGCTCGGTCGCAGACTGGTCGGCCCAGGAGCGAGCCCGGCGGCTTGCGTACGTTCGGCAGGCCCCGTCGCTCACGTTCGACTTCACGGTCGAAGAGCTCGTCCTGCTGGGACGGGCCCCGCAGCGGGGCTGGCTACAGGCCTATGGCTCCGACGATCGAGCGCTTGTCCAGGAGGCTCTCTCCCGAGTGGATCTGGACGGCTTTGCGTCGCGGTCGGTCTTGTCGCTGAGTGGGGGGGAGATGCAGCGTGTGTTCCTTGCACAGGCGCTCGTGCAGGAGGCCGATCTGCTGATGCTCGATGAGCCGACCTCGCACCTCGACGTGCATTACCAGTATTCGTTCATGGACCAGGTGCAGAGCCTGGTTGGTGGGGGGAAGACGGTCCTAGCGGTCTTTCATGACCTGGAGCTTGCGGCTCGCTACGCGGACCGCTTGCTGGTGCTTCATGAAGGGCGGCTCGTCGCCAACGGGGCGCCGGGGGAGGTATTGACTCCGACGTGTATCGCCGATGTATTTGGCATGCATGCGCGTATCGAGCACCGTGCGGATGGAACCCCTCGTATTGAATATCTTGCCCCGATTTCTGAGAGGGCGAACGAGAACCTGAAGGAAGAAGCCCGAGTGCCCTCGGCCGTGTCTGGGTAG
- a CDS encoding lamin tail domain-containing protein, whose amino-acid sequence MRLTLSILFLLTGGVVSAPSYAQPGASEGDLIITEIMYAPAGTDSDQEYIEVYNTTATSIDLENWVIVDEDPSGADPRQDDINTSVTVGSGEFAVLCENETPSENGGVSCAYDYANAISHTNSADYVVLKDPTGTEIDRVHYDESGSWPNAVDVSLEYVAGADGDNNSASNWQAATDRTGDFAGQSDGSKGSPNANAPGGALPVELATFTVAADRSSGVLRWETVSETENAGFAVQHRLPGRDQWTRRGFVEGAGTTTEMQSYRFETDVLRTGTHLFRLKQVDLDGSAHYSAPQSVDIRPETALRVSGPNPLPAGRPITVTVQTEGTQRMDVALFDALGRRVRTMISRTGPVREPIRARMPTTSLASGIYFLRAITPSTTNTRRISIIR is encoded by the coding sequence ATGCGACTCACGCTATCAATTCTTTTTCTGCTTACAGGAGGAGTCGTGTCTGCCCCTTCCTATGCCCAACCTGGAGCCTCTGAAGGAGATCTCATCATCACTGAAATCATGTACGCCCCTGCCGGGACGGATTCCGATCAGGAGTACATCGAAGTATACAACACAACCGCCACTTCAATTGATTTAGAGAACTGGGTGATAGTGGACGAGGATCCATCCGGGGCCGATCCCCGGCAGGACGATATCAACACCAGTGTTACAGTCGGGAGTGGGGAGTTTGCAGTGCTCTGCGAAAATGAGACTCCAAGTGAGAATGGAGGGGTCAGCTGTGCGTACGACTACGCGAACGCCATCAGTCACACCAACTCGGCGGATTATGTTGTGCTGAAAGATCCGACGGGGACGGAGATTGACCGGGTCCACTACGATGAATCGGGGAGTTGGCCGAATGCAGTCGATGTCTCGCTGGAATATGTGGCCGGGGCGGATGGCGACAACAACTCGGCGTCCAACTGGCAGGCGGCGACGGATCGGACGGGCGACTTTGCGGGCCAGTCCGATGGGAGCAAGGGCTCTCCGAATGCAAATGCGCCTGGGGGAGCACTCCCTGTTGAGTTGGCCACCTTCACCGTTGCGGCGGATCGGAGCAGCGGGGTATTGCGCTGGGAAACGGTCTCGGAGACGGAAAATGCAGGATTTGCGGTTCAGCATCGGCTCCCGGGACGCGACCAATGGACCCGACGGGGCTTTGTGGAGGGAGCAGGCACCACCACCGAAATGCAGTCCTACCGTTTCGAGACCGATGTCCTGAGGACAGGAACGCATTTATTCCGCTTGAAGCAGGTTGACCTGGACGGCTCTGCACATTACAGTGCGCCCCAATCGGTGGATATCCGTCCAGAAACTGCGCTCCGGGTGTCCGGGCCGAATCCATTGCCGGCGGGACGGCCGATTACGGTGACCGTACAAACGGAGGGGACGCAACGGATGGACGTCGCTCTCTTCGATGCGCTCGGCCGACGGGTTCGAACGATGATCTCTCGTACCGGACCCGTTCGGGAACCCATCCGGGCCCGTATGCCGACGACATCGCTTGCTAGTGGCATATACTTTCTACGGGCGATTACGCCCTCCACCACGAATACGCGTCGTATTTCTATCATACGGTAA
- a CDS encoding methyltransferase domain-containing protein, producing MTSLSLPDLTDRCLANEWMDDFSVDEHHLRGALRDLRLINRLLGGYRATNTMLDPLLSERSSLRLLDVGTGSGDYLVHLVQRGATFGCRVDATGIDLNPLTVGLGRAHLDACLSSALRSQVRIDIENALRLPYPDNAFDVAHAALFLHHFDSANAVQLLSEMARVSRMGLVVNDLHRHRLAYLGIWGLSRALGLAPMVQHDGPMSVRRGFQRPELATLAHQSGVGAPHIRWHWAFRWTLSTVPTEA from the coding sequence ATGACTTCTCTTTCGCTTCCCGACCTTACGGACCGATGCCTTGCCAACGAGTGGATGGACGATTTCTCCGTTGACGAACATCATCTCCGGGGGGCTCTCCGTGATCTTCGACTCATCAATCGATTGCTCGGAGGATATCGTGCAACGAATACAATGCTCGATCCCCTCCTCTCCGAACGCTCTTCTCTTCGACTACTGGACGTAGGCACTGGGAGCGGGGACTACCTCGTGCACCTCGTACAACGCGGTGCCACCTTTGGCTGCCGTGTGGATGCAACGGGCATCGACCTGAATCCCCTGACGGTGGGCCTCGGGCGTGCCCATCTCGACGCCTGCCTTTCTTCGGCTCTCCGCTCCCAGGTTCGGATCGACATCGAAAATGCGCTCCGACTTCCGTATCCGGACAATGCCTTCGACGTCGCGCACGCGGCTCTCTTCCTCCATCACTTTGATTCCGCCAACGCAGTTCAGCTTCTCAGCGAGATGGCCCGTGTCAGTCGAATGGGCCTCGTGGTGAACGACCTGCACCGTCACCGTCTAGCATACCTTGGCATCTGGGGACTGAGCCGTGCTCTTGGCCTCGCCCCCATGGTGCAGCACGATGGCCCGATGTCGGTCCGACGGGGATTTCAACGACCCGAACTGGCGACCCTCGCCCATCAGTCCGGGGTCGGCGCCCCGCACATTCGGTGGCATTGGGCCTTCCGCTGGACTCTGTCCACCGTGCCAACCGAAGCGTGA